Proteins encoded by one window of Chondromyces crocatus:
- a CDS encoding PAS domain S-box protein: MAESPAPEPSPRRFAALLRERKAALLEAWKRRVLEAPEVPEANRLSEPALLDHIPALIDRLGALLDACPVETDRAESLGRSLGQEETPFQHADQRHQERYSLATALRELSYLRAEIGALCLGEGWPLTGAASALVHAALDEASTTLASQMDRAALAEERRVQDVLRENERRLSTTLKSIGDAVLSTDERGRISLLNPVASALTGWSREEALGQPVEAVFRLVDEQTREPVENPTGRALREGHAVGLGSHALLLRRGGGEIAVDDSAAPIVDDAGRATGVVLVFRDVTAERAADAERARLLAEAQSAQRVAESSRERIALLAQVSAIMGSSLDDEEHLKELARLLIATLGDGCTVNMVGVDGAFDRKISAAVNEEIGARLDQTCRTPLPERVRDLMLAQLQSGRARSFDDFTAEVLSGLAPDDPYVMAVREIPVLAAVFQPLCVRGRPLGFITLFTVDPARAYSPDDLALLEDVAERAALAMENARLFREVEGQRARLYELFRQAPVAIAILRGPTHIVELNNPRMDRICGPLDRIGKPLSEAMPELVEQGYVALMDEAYQTGQAKVGIEQYVLIDREGDGRMEGVYVDFVDQPMRNAAGEVEAIIHVSFDVTERVLARQRMEMLDEEARQSEERFRATFEQAAVGVSLTAPDGRMVLANQKFADILGYSTEELSTKDFRELTHPDDLALSNLSMEQLLSGEVKAATLEKRYVRKDGRPVWATVSTSLVRRATGEPDHFIAIVEDITARKEAEAARALFEELVETSKDVIGFATPQGQVLYLNSAGCRLLGLAGRSEARARTLVDCIGPESLHRALDEMLPAVLDGAVWEGELTVRNVKTGEVIPVHQTTLAIRGEGGATRAVAIVARDLREQKRLESERGELLAREKRARAAAEEANELKDHFLATVSHELRTPLNAIMGWTRMLRAGHLPPERHARALETVERNAKAQAQLVEDLLDISRIMSGKLRIEVHPLDLIGVLETALETVRPGAEAKHLTLQTSLGHGAMTVLGDAARLQQVIWNLLSNAIKFTPQGGTVMVRMVRDEGTVALEIEDTGQGIAPDFLPHVFDRFRQAEDSITRSHGGLGLGLAIVKSLVELHGGTIHAESAGEGMGARFSVRLPCVKTREQPPERGSVPPSGLEGHEGDCPPEIRGMRILVVDDEPDARELLVTMLERCGATVVAAASAAEALEAVGRMRPDLLLADIAMPGEDGYSLIRKVRRLRQEQGSRTLAVALTAHARSEDRTRALRAGFNMHVPKPIDPAELVAVIASLAPRER, from the coding sequence ATGGCCGAGTCGCCCGCGCCAGAGCCGAGTCCACGCCGCTTCGCGGCGCTCTTGCGTGAGCGCAAGGCGGCGCTGCTGGAGGCGTGGAAGCGGCGGGTGCTGGAGGCGCCCGAGGTGCCCGAGGCGAACCGGCTGAGCGAGCCGGCGCTGCTCGATCACATCCCGGCGCTGATCGATCGGCTCGGCGCGCTGCTCGACGCCTGCCCTGTCGAGACGGATCGCGCCGAGTCGCTCGGCAGGAGCCTGGGGCAGGAGGAGACGCCGTTCCAGCATGCCGATCAGCGGCATCAGGAGCGGTACAGCCTGGCGACGGCGCTGCGGGAACTCTCGTACCTGCGCGCGGAGATCGGGGCGCTGTGCCTCGGAGAGGGCTGGCCGCTGACGGGGGCCGCGTCGGCGCTGGTGCACGCTGCGCTGGACGAGGCGTCGACGACGCTGGCGTCGCAGATGGATCGGGCGGCGCTGGCGGAGGAGCGGCGGGTGCAAGACGTGCTGCGGGAGAACGAGCGGCGGCTGTCGACGACGCTGAAGAGCATCGGGGACGCGGTGCTCTCGACCGACGAGCGGGGGCGGATCTCGCTGCTGAACCCGGTGGCGAGCGCGCTCACGGGGTGGTCCCGGGAAGAGGCGCTGGGGCAGCCGGTCGAGGCGGTGTTCCGGCTGGTGGACGAGCAGACGCGGGAGCCGGTGGAGAACCCGACGGGACGGGCGCTGCGCGAGGGGCATGCGGTGGGGCTCGGCAGCCACGCGCTCTTGCTCCGCCGGGGGGGCGGGGAGATCGCCGTCGACGACAGCGCGGCGCCGATCGTGGACGATGCGGGGAGGGCGACGGGGGTGGTGCTGGTGTTCCGGGACGTGACCGCGGAGAGGGCGGCCGACGCGGAGCGCGCGCGGCTGCTCGCGGAGGCGCAGTCGGCGCAGCGGGTGGCCGAGTCGTCGCGGGAGCGCATCGCGCTGCTCGCGCAGGTGAGCGCCATCATGGGCAGCTCGCTCGACGACGAGGAGCACCTGAAGGAGCTGGCGCGGCTGCTGATCGCGACGCTGGGGGACGGCTGCACGGTGAACATGGTGGGCGTCGACGGTGCGTTCGACCGGAAGATCAGCGCGGCGGTGAACGAGGAGATCGGCGCGCGGCTGGATCAGACGTGCCGCACGCCTTTGCCGGAGCGGGTGCGGGACCTGATGCTCGCCCAGCTCCAGAGCGGCCGCGCCCGGAGCTTCGACGACTTCACGGCCGAGGTCCTGTCCGGCCTCGCTCCCGACGATCCGTACGTCATGGCGGTGCGGGAGATCCCGGTGCTGGCAGCCGTGTTCCAGCCGCTGTGCGTGCGGGGGCGGCCGCTGGGGTTCATCACGCTGTTCACGGTCGACCCGGCGCGCGCGTACTCGCCCGACGATCTCGCGCTGCTGGAGGATGTGGCCGAGCGGGCGGCGCTCGCCATGGAGAACGCGCGGCTCTTCCGCGAGGTGGAGGGGCAGCGGGCGCGGCTCTACGAGCTGTTCCGGCAGGCGCCGGTGGCGATCGCCATCCTGCGCGGGCCGACGCACATCGTGGAGCTGAACAACCCGCGGATGGATCGGATCTGCGGGCCCCTGGACCGCATCGGCAAGCCGCTCAGCGAGGCGATGCCCGAGCTGGTGGAGCAGGGCTACGTCGCGCTGATGGACGAGGCCTACCAGACGGGTCAGGCGAAGGTCGGCATCGAGCAGTACGTGCTGATCGACCGCGAGGGAGACGGACGGATGGAGGGGGTGTACGTCGACTTCGTCGACCAGCCGATGCGCAACGCGGCGGGCGAGGTGGAGGCGATCATCCACGTCTCCTTCGACGTGACCGAGCGGGTGCTCGCGCGCCAGCGGATGGAGATGCTGGACGAGGAGGCCCGGCAGTCGGAAGAGCGCTTCCGGGCGACGTTCGAGCAGGCGGCGGTGGGGGTGTCGCTGACGGCGCCGGACGGGCGGATGGTGCTCGCCAACCAGAAATTCGCGGACATCCTCGGCTACTCGACGGAGGAGCTGAGCACGAAGGATTTCCGGGAGCTGACCCACCCGGACGATCTGGCGCTGAGCAACCTGAGCATGGAGCAGCTCCTCTCGGGTGAGGTGAAGGCGGCGACGCTGGAGAAGCGCTATGTCCGCAAGGATGGGCGGCCGGTGTGGGCGACCGTCTCGACCTCGCTGGTGCGGCGCGCGACGGGCGAACCGGATCACTTCATCGCCATCGTGGAGGACATCACGGCGCGGAAGGAAGCCGAGGCAGCGCGGGCGCTGTTCGAGGAGCTGGTGGAGACGAGCAAGGACGTCATCGGCTTCGCGACACCCCAGGGTCAGGTGCTGTACCTGAACTCGGCGGGGTGCAGGCTGCTGGGGCTCGCCGGGCGAAGCGAGGCGCGGGCGCGGACGCTGGTCGACTGCATCGGGCCGGAGAGTCTGCACCGGGCGCTCGACGAGATGCTGCCGGCGGTGCTCGACGGCGCGGTCTGGGAAGGGGAGCTGACGGTGCGCAACGTGAAGACCGGGGAGGTCATCCCGGTGCACCAGACGACGCTCGCCATCCGCGGCGAGGGCGGGGCGACGCGGGCGGTGGCCATCGTGGCGCGGGATCTGCGCGAGCAGAAGCGGCTGGAGTCGGAGCGCGGCGAGCTGCTGGCGCGAGAGAAGCGGGCGCGGGCGGCGGCCGAAGAGGCCAACGAGCTGAAGGATCACTTCCTGGCGACGGTGAGCCACGAGCTGCGCACGCCGCTGAACGCGATCATGGGCTGGACGCGGATGCTGCGCGCGGGACATCTGCCGCCAGAGCGGCACGCGCGGGCACTGGAGACGGTGGAGCGCAACGCGAAGGCGCAGGCACAGCTCGTCGAGGATCTGCTCGACATCTCCCGGATCATGAGCGGGAAGCTGCGGATCGAGGTGCACCCCCTCGATCTGATCGGGGTGCTGGAGACGGCGCTGGAGACGGTGCGGCCGGGCGCGGAGGCGAAACACCTCACCTTGCAGACGTCGCTCGGGCACGGCGCGATGACTGTGCTGGGGGACGCGGCGCGGCTGCAGCAGGTGATCTGGAACCTGCTCAGCAACGCGATCAAGTTCACGCCGCAAGGGGGCACGGTGATGGTCCGGATGGTGCGCGACGAGGGCACCGTGGCGCTGGAGATCGAGGACACGGGCCAGGGGATCGCGCCGGACTTCCTGCCTCACGTGTTCGATCGGTTCCGACAGGCCGAGGACAGCATCACCCGGTCGCACGGGGGGCTGGGGCTGGGGCTGGCGATCGTGAAGAGCCTGGTGGAGCTGCACGGGGGGACGATCCACGCCGAGAGCGCCGGCGAGGGGATGGGGGCGAGGTTCTCGGTGCGCTTGCCCTGCGTGAAGACGCGCGAGCAGCCGCCGGAGCGAGGGTCGGTGCCGCCCTCGGGGCTGGAGGGACACGAGGGGGATTGTCCGCCGGAGATCCGGGGGATGCGGATCCTCGTGGTGGACGACGAACCCGACGCGCGGGAGCTGCTGGTGACCATGCTGGAGCGGTGCGGGGCGACGGTGGTGGCGGCGGCGAGCGCGGCCGAGGCGCTGGAGGCGGTGGGGCGGATGCGGCCCGATCTGCTCCTCGCCGACATCGCCATGCCCGGCGAGGACGGCTACAGCCTGATCCGGAAGGTGCGACGGCTGCGGCAGGAGCAGGGGAGCCGGACCCTGGCGGTGGCGCTCACCGCGCACGCCCGGAGCGAGGACCGGACGCGGGCGCTGCGCGCAGGGTTCAACATGCACGTGCCGAAGCCGATCGATCCGGCCGAGCTGGTGGCCGTGATCGCCAGCCTCGCGCCACGCGAGCGATGA
- a CDS encoding DUF3037 domain-containing protein yields the protein MHRGAAPEDGEPLDGALDGGPEGGARQAFCSFESAVIRVVPRVERGERINVGVVVFCREHDFLGLRLEPDEGRLLALAPDLDLEAVRHHLAFLEAVAAGEACGGAVAQLPKVERFGWMVSPTSTIVQPSRPHTGLCTAPAQALERLLDRLVRVKISRPG from the coding sequence ATGCACCGAGGCGCAGCGCCGGAGGACGGGGAACCGCTGGATGGCGCGCTGGATGGAGGGCCGGAGGGAGGCGCACGGCAGGCGTTCTGCTCGTTCGAGAGCGCGGTGATCCGCGTCGTGCCGCGCGTGGAGCGAGGCGAGCGGATCAACGTGGGGGTGGTGGTGTTCTGCCGGGAGCACGACTTCCTCGGGCTGCGGCTGGAGCCCGACGAGGGGCGGCTGCTCGCGCTGGCGCCGGACCTGGATCTGGAGGCCGTGCGACATCACCTGGCGTTCCTCGAAGCAGTGGCGGCAGGAGAGGCGTGCGGGGGTGCCGTGGCGCAGCTGCCGAAGGTGGAGCGGTTCGGGTGGATGGTGTCGCCGACGAGCACCATCGTGCAGCCATCGCGTCCGCACACGGGGCTCTGCACCGCGCCAGCTCAAGCGCTGGAGCGGCTGCTGGACCGGCTGGTGCGGGTGAAGATCTCGCGTCCGGGGTGA
- a CDS encoding HipA family kinase gives MRTVQTTRYVTPLREGGSLPALVEGDDDGMYVLKFRGAGQGPKALIAELVAGELARALALPVPELVFMTLDARFGDAEPDPDIADLLSASTGLNLALDFLPGALPYQALAGAKLDPALAAAVVWFDAFVSNVDRTVRNPNLLLWHKQLWLIDHGAALYVHHAWTDEVDPREDALDPSAFIKQHVLLPYAGDLAAADAMLAPRLTKERIEAIVAMIPDAWLEGAETSERAAARRAGYAGYLERRLESPRRFVEEAIRAQARR, from the coding sequence ATCCGCACGGTGCAGACGACCCGCTACGTGACGCCGCTGCGGGAGGGAGGCTCGCTGCCGGCGCTCGTGGAAGGCGATGACGACGGGATGTACGTGCTGAAGTTCCGCGGCGCCGGGCAAGGGCCGAAGGCGTTGATCGCGGAGCTGGTCGCCGGGGAGCTGGCGCGGGCGCTGGCGCTGCCGGTGCCGGAGCTGGTGTTCATGACGCTCGATGCGCGGTTCGGCGACGCGGAGCCGGATCCGGACATCGCCGATCTGCTCTCGGCGAGCACGGGGCTGAACCTCGCGCTCGACTTCTTGCCCGGCGCGCTGCCGTACCAGGCGCTCGCCGGGGCGAAGCTGGATCCGGCGCTGGCGGCGGCGGTGGTGTGGTTCGATGCGTTCGTGAGCAACGTGGATCGGACGGTCCGGAACCCGAACTTGCTCCTGTGGCACAAGCAGCTCTGGTTGATCGACCACGGGGCGGCGCTCTACGTGCACCACGCCTGGACCGACGAGGTGGATCCGCGGGAGGACGCGCTCGATCCGTCGGCGTTCATCAAGCAGCACGTGCTGCTGCCGTACGCCGGGGATCTGGCGGCTGCGGATGCGATGCTCGCGCCGCGGCTCACGAAGGAGCGCATCGAGGCGATCGTGGCGATGATCCCGGACGCCTGGCTGGAAGGAGCGGAGACGTCCGAGCGCGCAGCGGCGCGGCGGGCGGGGTATGCAGGCTACCTGGAGCGGCGGCTGGAGTCGCCGCGTCGGTTCGTGGAGGAGGCGATCCGTGCGCAGGCCAGACGCTAG
- a CDS encoding helix-turn-helix domain-containing protein yields the protein MASGSKRPEEGPITTHHDAPYGRFTECSWRPAGLAPWVEAFWYSEGLLTNLRERLLPNGSLELVLNLGAQIRMVEGVGAEDLSGGAFSGMLLRAAVLEQPPVHRVVAVRLRPAGAYALLGMPLVEVLGQFVRLEDLLGRVTSELLERCAVTRSPEACLRVLARWVSERLVRAAGFDPAIAFVASGIERSGGEAAIAGLAERAGLSKGRLATLFRDQVGTTPKRYARVVRFRRALDLLDAGAPSLAEVALGAGYYDQPHMNADFRELSGMSPRVLVTSRYPSGTSVLDPSGAEGG from the coding sequence ATGGCGTCCGGCTCGAAGCGCCCCGAAGAAGGGCCGATCACGACGCACCACGACGCGCCTTATGGGCGGTTCACGGAGTGCTCGTGGCGGCCAGCGGGGCTCGCTCCCTGGGTGGAGGCGTTCTGGTACTCCGAGGGGCTGCTCACGAACCTGCGCGAGCGGCTCTTGCCGAACGGGTCGCTGGAGCTGGTGCTCAACCTGGGTGCGCAGATCCGCATGGTGGAGGGGGTGGGCGCCGAGGATCTCTCGGGAGGGGCGTTCTCGGGGATGCTGCTGCGCGCGGCGGTGCTGGAGCAGCCGCCGGTACACCGGGTGGTCGCGGTGCGCTTGCGGCCTGCCGGGGCGTACGCGCTGCTGGGGATGCCGCTGGTCGAGGTGCTGGGGCAGTTCGTGCGGCTGGAGGATCTGCTCGGTCGAGTGACGTCGGAGCTGCTGGAGCGGTGCGCGGTGACGCGGTCGCCCGAGGCGTGCCTGCGGGTGCTGGCGCGGTGGGTGAGCGAGCGGCTGGTGCGCGCAGCGGGCTTCGATCCGGCGATCGCGTTCGTGGCGTCGGGGATCGAGCGGAGCGGAGGCGAGGCGGCGATCGCGGGGCTGGCGGAGCGGGCAGGGCTGTCGAAGGGGCGGCTGGCGACGCTGTTCCGGGACCAGGTGGGGACGACGCCGAAACGGTACGCGCGCGTGGTGCGCTTCCGGCGGGCGCTCGATCTGCTGGACGCAGGGGCGCCGTCGCTGGCGGAGGTGGCGCTCGGAGCGGGGTACTACGATCAGCCGCACATGAACGCGGACTTCCGTGAGCTGAGCGGGATGTCGCCGCGGGTGCTGGTGACGTCGCGTTACCCGAGCGGGACGAGCGTGCTCGATCCTTCGGGGGCCGAGGGGGGCTGA
- a CDS encoding VOC family protein, with protein MAVHYIPPKYQAAVPYLIVEGADALIAFLKEVFGAELMERHANEAGKVMNASVRLDDTVIEVADGNATWKPGASALHVYVSDVDAVYERALAAGATSTGKPEVKPYGERGAGVQDRWGNHWFIATYLGQNAPQT; from the coding sequence ATGGCGGTCCACTACATTCCCCCGAAGTACCAGGCGGCGGTTCCGTACCTCATCGTCGAGGGGGCCGACGCGCTGATCGCGTTTCTGAAAGAGGTGTTCGGTGCGGAGCTGATGGAGCGCCATGCGAACGAGGCGGGCAAGGTGATGAACGCCTCCGTGCGCCTCGACGACACGGTGATCGAGGTGGCGGACGGCAACGCGACGTGGAAGCCGGGGGCGTCGGCGCTGCACGTCTACGTGTCCGATGTGGACGCGGTCTACGAGCGCGCGCTGGCCGCAGGGGCGACGTCGACGGGGAAGCCCGAGGTGAAGCCGTACGGAGAGCGCGGCGCCGGGGTGCAGGATCGGTGGGGCAACCACTGGTTCATCGCGACGTACCTGGGGCAGAACGCGCCGCAGACGTGA
- a CDS encoding SMI1/KNR4 family protein, translating to MTPPTSQQASQLIDAVTDGETSTVTKLLKAGADPDTRTEDGEPVLSVACSEGDLATVSALLDAGAEVDALDGLDEPPLASAAAEGHVDLIARLVAAGADVHLRFGEDEHTHLTRALDVNLVMEPSLQVIEALLAAGVDPNTPSGNGWSPLHYAASFEEPGLVDIIDALVARGADPKRPSPRGIYAIDLAERHAPDEVKARLLAHGSPTLDEAALLRVQAFWARIRQWLTKHAPTYEARIARAASASPQDIEALEARLGASLPPDFRAHLLLFGKGGATSADRAWFYEYTGLSIAEIIDRWEGLEELRQKGTFADATPHELDRDDDKVKWTWWHRGWIPFAEDGGGNLFCVDVDPEPEGSRGQIICWEMHSGPVGPRADDFDTFLDEYHEEMMQGRLEYTGETLCRK from the coding sequence ATGACCCCCCCCACCTCGCAGCAGGCTTCGCAGCTCATCGACGCCGTGACCGACGGCGAGACCTCAACCGTCACGAAGCTCCTGAAGGCGGGCGCGGATCCGGACACACGGACGGAGGACGGCGAGCCTGTCCTCTCGGTCGCCTGTAGCGAAGGTGACCTCGCGACCGTCTCGGCGCTGCTCGACGCCGGCGCAGAAGTCGACGCACTCGACGGCCTCGACGAGCCCCCGCTCGCGTCGGCTGCTGCCGAAGGCCACGTCGACCTCATCGCCCGCCTCGTCGCAGCCGGGGCCGACGTCCACCTGCGCTTCGGCGAAGACGAGCACACCCACCTGACCCGCGCGCTCGACGTCAACCTCGTCATGGAGCCCTCCCTGCAGGTCATCGAGGCGCTGCTCGCGGCCGGCGTCGATCCCAACACCCCGTCCGGCAATGGATGGAGCCCGCTCCACTACGCAGCGAGCTTCGAGGAGCCAGGCCTCGTCGACATCATCGATGCGCTCGTCGCGCGGGGCGCCGATCCGAAGCGCCCTTCACCGCGCGGCATCTACGCCATCGACCTCGCCGAGCGCCACGCCCCGGACGAGGTGAAAGCGCGCCTCCTCGCGCACGGCAGCCCCACCCTCGACGAGGCCGCCCTGCTCCGCGTGCAGGCCTTCTGGGCGCGCATCCGGCAGTGGCTCACGAAGCACGCCCCCACCTACGAGGCGCGGATCGCCAGGGCGGCTTCCGCCTCCCCCCAGGACATCGAGGCCCTCGAAGCCAGGCTCGGCGCGTCCCTACCCCCGGATTTCCGGGCGCACCTGCTCCTCTTCGGAAAAGGCGGCGCGACGTCGGCGGACCGCGCGTGGTTCTACGAGTACACGGGCCTGTCCATCGCCGAGATCATCGATCGGTGGGAAGGCCTGGAAGAACTCCGGCAGAAAGGCACCTTCGCCGATGCCACCCCGCACGAACTCGACAGGGACGACGACAAGGTGAAGTGGACCTGGTGGCATCGGGGCTGGATCCCCTTCGCCGAGGATGGCGGCGGGAATCTCTTCTGTGTGGATGTCGATCCAGAGCCCGAGGGGAGCCGAGGGCAGATCATCTGCTGGGAGATGCACAGCGGCCCCGTCGGCCCGAGGGCCGACGACTTCGACACCTTCCTCGACGAGTACCACGAGGAGATGATGCAGGGGCGACTGGAGTACACGGGCGAGACCCTCTGCCGGAAGTGA
- a CDS encoding HEAT repeat domain-containing protein gives MTSRSRSFTALLAGAFFVGIGAPVAAAAEAQALLVPAGAGQQALALQGGGGGLVGRVCSAAPCAAEGGEALTVPPEVRGRLGSARMRSVRLEGGKQLARIDVPGEIGAWTALVAAPLAGKGRAPLVLWSGWTDVQRGEHGEEQSQVVIEEPAEKGIRVIVGQRRADVTLCGRPTVVAARAVDPATMTLARGATVQNLSAEERARAVKLPAVRGDAPYAAPGFQALRPTAASSALGKRIAEIADGDPATSWAEAKAGIGRGEFIAFSAPSEVALKGLELRFRPSSAGGVGAPGVNAAGAGGAGAAGAGAAGVAGTSAAGGASPKSVTVSPDATAPRTLYVATTERLYAVSVPADAWSADGAGFEVTFPEEVQTSCVALVIEDAAVPRGVKNPEVTLSEVTARTAFDGMAPEALVGALAGGGERARAAAAVLARSGPASVRAAMEGYERLDQQGRLLAMGVVDGSSCAVHAEFFAERLASAAETEAAAKKQRRSERALMPEGPDPEAHHARDRIRRCGRGAAPALAKILARKPGLAVLSVVARELAVAAPDAAVPVLLDAMVDASAATRSELRAALSMAAQSSRARLAFELELSPEEGSEPGAPRPEGVRIDLLRSVGPALSRLKGSDAAFRQLAVKGASFRTRYLLLSPAAELARGGDAGATAWLRNALRSDADPHIRARAAEVAAQVPALASDLLAAVADPVVRVREAAVGSLGEVIGAGAQAPRGTEAALALRLGADPWTFVRSKAASALASLPPGGASVDRALAKAVSDLSPEVRGKALDALGARQALDHREVVRARAEEPEELTEVRARALLALGVMCDRSAVDLWTTLAQRARAPGGERDERLGQASIAALGYVHPPDLAKRLAPLLEKGVPRATQETARAALEGKGRCR, from the coding sequence ATGACGTCGAGGTCTCGCTCGTTCACCGCGCTTCTCGCTGGCGCATTCTTCGTGGGGATCGGTGCGCCCGTCGCCGCAGCGGCCGAGGCCCAGGCACTTCTGGTGCCCGCAGGTGCAGGTCAGCAAGCGCTGGCACTTCAGGGGGGAGGTGGCGGGCTCGTGGGGCGCGTGTGCAGCGCGGCGCCTTGTGCGGCGGAGGGCGGTGAGGCGCTCACCGTCCCCCCAGAGGTGCGTGGTCGGCTGGGCAGCGCGCGGATGCGGTCGGTGCGGCTCGAAGGGGGCAAGCAGCTCGCGCGGATCGACGTGCCTGGTGAAATCGGCGCCTGGACCGCGCTCGTGGCGGCGCCACTCGCCGGGAAAGGGCGGGCGCCACTGGTGCTCTGGAGCGGATGGACCGACGTGCAGCGGGGTGAGCACGGCGAGGAGCAAAGCCAGGTGGTGATCGAGGAGCCCGCCGAGAAGGGCATCCGGGTGATCGTGGGGCAGCGCCGCGCGGACGTGACGCTGTGCGGGCGGCCGACGGTGGTGGCGGCGCGGGCGGTCGATCCTGCAACGATGACGCTCGCCCGGGGCGCGACCGTGCAGAACCTGAGCGCCGAGGAGCGCGCCCGTGCCGTGAAGCTCCCCGCAGTGCGTGGTGACGCGCCGTACGCTGCGCCAGGCTTCCAGGCGCTGCGGCCGACGGCAGCGTCGAGCGCGCTGGGCAAGCGCATCGCCGAGATCGCGGACGGGGATCCAGCGACGTCGTGGGCCGAGGCCAAGGCAGGGATCGGGCGAGGGGAGTTCATCGCGTTCTCGGCGCCGAGCGAGGTGGCGCTGAAGGGGCTGGAGCTGCGGTTCCGGCCGTCGAGCGCTGGTGGGGTGGGTGCTCCTGGAGTGAATGCGGCAGGGGCAGGGGGCGCGGGAGCCGCCGGTGCGGGAGCCGCCGGCGTCGCAGGAACGAGCGCGGCAGGTGGGGCAAGCCCGAAGTCCGTGACGGTGAGCCCCGATGCCACGGCGCCGCGGACCCTCTACGTGGCGACGACGGAGCGGTTGTACGCCGTCTCGGTGCCCGCGGACGCCTGGAGTGCAGACGGCGCTGGCTTCGAGGTGACCTTCCCCGAGGAGGTGCAGACCTCGTGCGTGGCCCTGGTCATCGAGGACGCTGCGGTGCCGCGGGGGGTGAAGAATCCGGAGGTGACGCTCAGCGAGGTGACGGCGCGGACCGCGTTCGACGGGATGGCGCCCGAGGCGCTGGTCGGCGCGCTCGCGGGCGGTGGGGAGCGCGCTCGTGCGGCGGCGGCGGTGCTCGCACGGAGCGGTCCGGCGTCGGTTCGAGCCGCCATGGAGGGGTACGAGCGTCTGGACCAGCAAGGGCGGCTCCTGGCGATGGGCGTGGTCGACGGGTCGTCCTGCGCCGTGCACGCGGAGTTCTTCGCCGAGCGGCTCGCATCCGCTGCCGAAACCGAGGCGGCTGCGAAGAAGCAGCGACGGTCGGAGCGGGCGCTCATGCCCGAGGGGCCGGATCCCGAGGCGCACCACGCGCGGGATCGCATTCGCCGCTGTGGTCGTGGCGCGGCGCCGGCGCTGGCGAAGATCCTGGCGCGGAAGCCCGGGCTCGCGGTGCTGTCCGTCGTGGCGCGAGAACTCGCCGTGGCGGCGCCTGATGCGGCCGTGCCGGTGCTTCTCGACGCGATGGTCGATGCCAGCGCCGCGACCCGTAGCGAGCTACGCGCTGCACTCTCGATGGCCGCGCAGAGCAGCCGGGCCCGCCTCGCGTTCGAGCTGGAGCTGTCGCCCGAGGAAGGCAGCGAGCCCGGGGCCCCGCGGCCCGAAGGGGTGCGCATCGATCTGCTGCGCTCGGTGGGGCCGGCGCTTTCACGGCTGAAGGGCAGCGATGCGGCGTTCCGGCAGCTCGCCGTGAAAGGGGCGTCGTTCCGCACCCGCTACCTTCTGCTCTCGCCGGCGGCGGAGCTGGCCAGAGGAGGAGATGCCGGGGCGACCGCGTGGCTCCGCAATGCGCTGCGCAGCGATGCGGATCCCCACATCAGGGCGCGCGCGGCCGAGGTCGCGGCGCAGGTGCCCGCCCTCGCTTCCGATCTCCTTGCGGCCGTGGCCGACCCGGTAGTCCGAGTGCGCGAGGCGGCCGTCGGGTCGCTGGGCGAGGTGATCGGCGCAGGAGCGCAAGCGCCACGTGGGACCGAGGCGGCGCTCGCGCTGCGGCTCGGCGCGGATCCCTGGACGTTCGTGCGATCCAAGGCGGCGAGCGCGCTCGCGTCGCTTCCGCCTGGCGGCGCGAGCGTGGACCGGGCACTGGCAAAGGCCGTCTCCGATCTGTCGCCCGAGGTGCGGGGCAAGGCGCTCGACGCGCTGGGGGCGCGGCAGGCGCTCGATCACCGCGAGGTGGTGCGGGCACGGGCCGAGGAGCCAGAGGAACTGACCGAGGTGAGGGCGCGCGCGCTCCTGGCTCTCGGTGTGATGTGTGACCGGAGCGCGGTGGATCTCTGGACGACGCTCGCGCAGCGGGCGCGGGCGCCGGGTGGAGAGCGTGACGAGCGGCTGGGGCAGGCGTCGATCGCCGCCCTCGGCTATGTCCACCCGCCCGACCTGGCGAAGCGCCTGGCGCCACTCCTGGAGAAAGGCGTCCCGCGCGCGACGCAGGAGACGGCACGCGCGGCGCTGGAGGGCAAGGGGCGCTGCCGCTGA